In Candidatus Thermoplasmatota archaeon, one DNA window encodes the following:
- a CDS encoding alpha/beta fold hydrolase, with product MDASSPEASSAFAPAREARAERHPVILVPGAFGQNLVYWNVMQYLLERDGFPVYSVTFPRFTFSDLRESARLLAGKVGAVAASESADRVSLVGHSMGGLIARYYAEVLGGAKSVHGLVCLGTPHRGTYAGLGAPVLMGARQILPGSTFLKELAHARLTAATRITNIYSRFDTVVLPPANARLDDERATNRVTNLAGHWGLLASPRVYRWIREAVG from the coding sequence GTGGATGCGTCCTCGCCCGAGGCCTCGTCCGCGTTCGCGCCCGCCCGCGAAGCGCGCGCCGAGCGCCACCCGGTGATCCTCGTCCCGGGCGCGTTCGGCCAGAACCTCGTGTACTGGAACGTCATGCAGTACCTGCTCGAACGCGACGGCTTCCCCGTCTACAGCGTCACCTTTCCGCGGTTCACGTTTTCGGACCTGCGCGAATCCGCGCGGCTTCTTGCGGGCAAGGTGGGCGCCGTCGCGGCGTCGGAGTCCGCGGACCGCGTGAGCCTCGTCGGGCACTCGATGGGCGGCCTCATCGCGCGCTACTACGCGGAGGTCCTCGGGGGCGCGAAGAGCGTGCACGGTCTCGTGTGCCTCGGGACGCCGCACCGCGGCACCTACGCGGGCCTCGGCGCGCCCGTCCTCATGGGCGCGCGCCAGATCCTTCCCGGCTCGACCTTCCTCAAGGAGCTCGCGCACGCGCGCCTCACGGCGGCGACGCGGATCACGAACATCTACAGCCGCTTCGACACCGTCGTCCTCCCGCCCGCGAACGCGCGGCTCGACGACGAGCGGGCGACGAACCGCGTGACGAACCTCGCGGGCCATTGGGGCCTTCTTGCAAGCCCCCGCGTCTACCGGTGGATCCGCGAAGCCGTGGGATAG